In Papaver somniferum cultivar HN1 unplaced genomic scaffold, ASM357369v1 unplaced-scaffold_117, whole genome shotgun sequence, the DNA window TATTTGAAAAAAAGCAAATGAGGATTTTAATTTAGTGTTTTCTTatgtaatgtttttgattgtttgtttgtgaTTCAGCAAAAACCTGGCCGTTCCTTATTAGGGTTCTCATTGGATGTATTTCGTCTGAGATATCTATGAGCAAGAAGCGTCCACCAAAGCTGATTTTTGCCAAAACTCTTCGGATTGCGATTCAACAGGCTGAGGATACAAAATTTTCAGGTTAGGAATTAAAAAACGTTTGGATGGAATAAAGTCAAAAACTAGATACTGATTGAATTGGACAAAATTTGCAATTTCAGATACAGTGAACCCCCCAAAGAAGGCAAGATAACACCAGATTTCCCGTTGTATCTGTATTTTGCTTTGCATCTGAAAAGCTAGTTACTAACCAAATTACCATGGAACCACCAAATTAGTCAGGATTGTGTTCTTTACAATCTTACTGCACTCAAGCCAAAACTAGAAACCTGAAAATTGCTGATGTGGGAACCGTTGAGTTTTGCAATTAATAACAATATAACATTCTCTAGTCATCTGTTTATTTTGAATGTATTACATGAATGACTGGACTTCAACAACCCTTAAAAACATGAAAATTCGATGGCATTTTGGTAGTTGCATTTGTTCTATCTTAGACCAAATGCCGCTCCTGTTTTTCTTTGGTCAAGAGCGACTGGATGTTGTAAAAGATTTTTCAAGCTTCCTTCATTTATATTGACTGAAGGGAAAAGGGTGCCTGGTAGTTGATATGGACAAGAATTGCGCGCTTTGTTAGATTAAAGGCTGTCTACACTAGTCGGGAAGTAGCTCTTGTGTTATTAACTTAgaattagttcatttgaactCCTTAAGTGTGTATTAATTCGATTTTCGTCATATCTCATTTGTTTTATATTAGGCAAGATGCAGCTCTTATTATCCGTTGTCAAGTCACTGTTTAGTCACATATGGGAGGTCTTGAGGGATGTTCCAAGCTACCAGTCTGAATACGGGACCATTCTCCGACATCTTATCGCAGTAAAAGATTATAGATTTCATATGAGGAAGCGGGTTTATTGTGGTAAGTacattatttatttatatatgaaGCTTTGGTATCCATTGTTTCGATGTtacttttttgtaatttttcatcTCTTCCCGCTGGTAGGTCTAGTTCTCTTGTATTTGGGGAAGGTGGAAACTTGTTTAGATGGAAAAAGAAACATTCAATCTAACCCAAAAGAGGAAGTGTTTCGCTGCATCCTGACATTGCACTCCTTACTAGAAAATCCTCCTGGGGATTTCCCAGATAATCTTCGAAAAGACATTGTGAAGGGGTTTGTTGGGATTTTCTTGCACATAAGGTACACCGTATACACCTTGACAAATTCTTATCTGTGTTACTAGACCTAAAGGCTATGTTCCTTGACCTCGTTTGCATTGTCATTGAGCATGTTCAAATGCCTTTTGTACGACAGGGATGAGGGGAAGATCTCTCGTAAGCTTATTGAATGCATTAACACATACTTGTGGAAGAATGGCCCCAATCTGGATTCTGAGCCAATGGAAATCCATTCTGCTGTGCAAGAATTTGTATTTCGTTGTTGGCTCACAACTCATGATCGTGCTCTAAAGGTAGGTCTTTTTAGTGAGTCTCCATACTTGCATGATTGCATCTCTTTGTGTGTGGAGGCTGTATAGTCTAATAGTTTCTGTTTTGCAGGATGCACTTGTCCTTTATGCAACATTGCAGTTAAAATTAATCAGAACTGCTGCTGACGGGGGTCATCTGGTAGAACAACTTCTAGATATTGTTGGCAAGGATTTAGATCAAAGCAATATAGCTAGCTCTGCAGTTCTATGGTGAGTGTAGGTGTCCTCTAGTTTTTATTCTCCAGGGAAGCTCCATGGGTTTTTATGATGGATAATCATTTAAGTGCTTGCTGCAATCAGGGGTGACACATGTAGGGATGATAAGCCTGGAATGTTGACGAACTTACGTTGCGGTCTCTTGGAGCTTGCTGCTTCTCTATTTTACAGGGTAGGTTTCTACAATTCTCAGTTCTCAGCTATATACACGATATTGGAGCTGTAAGCTCATGATTATTccgcaatatatatatatatctgtatATCTTAAATATTTATGAGGGATATTTGATAGGCTTTCACCACAGATATTTTCTTTTCCAAAGACTCTTTGACAACTCGTGCAGTTCCAGTTTGGTATTCCAAAGTTTAAGTTTTCAAGTTTATATTTGATATTCACAATTTCCATTGAACACAGTAATACATTTCATCTAAAGATTGTTAAGACTTTCTGTTTGAGAAAAATCTCAAGAGTATTTCGGATGCTTACAGATGATTTCTTTTCCTCCAGGCATGTGTAAATATTGGTATATCCAAGGCATCAAATTCTGAGAAACGACCTAGAAGGGAGGATGCTGCTACCCGTCTAAGACAGGGTCTGATTATGGTATGTTGTTACCTGTAGGCTCATATATACACACATGCACTTCACAGCTTGTGATTACTGGAAAAAGCCACAAACCAATGGTGCTTTTCGTTTTCTAATACAAGAACGGTGCCTTTTGTTTTCTTGTCCAAAACTATAATTCactgaaatatgacaaccaaacttgacttaatcatttgtccttcatatgagatgataattcttgaaaaccacattttagatctcaattacatgcctcaaacaatgtataataatgatgcATTATCTCCAGATTACAGAATGGTAGGATAATACTGATTATTAGACTGAttagatacatgtgtaactcttagttacacaagtgagatgcatgtgtaactaattacacatgctaattagatgtgtagataccagttacacatgcaaattagatgtgtagtttctacttagatgtgtaacttttacttacacatactgattttgggtacacctatcaatatgtatgtgtaactcctagttacactagtcatatgcatgtgtaactgctagctacactagccatatgaatgtgtatctcctagttacacatgttatatgcatgtgtaactctcagttacacaattcagatgcatgtgtaaccgctagctacactagtcagatgcttgtgaaactgaaatatacattgttttatgtactgttcattttaatcgtataaatactgattgcttgttgttatatttcaggttttagataacttcataaaagctaattgcttaaacgtggtaatggtctcgctggaactggagttgacgctgaatacacaagtcagatgcatgtgtaactcttagttacactagatagacacatatgtaactctcaattacactaaacagatgcgtgtgtaacttctagttacacatgctaagaaattattgtaaatgaatattaaagtaataactttttttttgtgttttttttttgatgtctatttatttgcatatatatacaagtgtaactttgcattacacatatcataaggatgtgtaacttctggttacacatgccatatgcatgtgtaacttctgtttacaccttcgcactgtattttaataatttcgggcctagatttaataattttgggcctagatttaaattttatttaatttatgggcttgacaatatgcataagggtatcaaggtcttttaaaaactcggggcctagatttaaattttttttaattaagggcctcatattatgggttatccatgggttgggcctgagcctaattttcccaatCTGGAATACCAGATCCACACATCCACATGGGAAGGTCCGACCCCATGAAGTTATGAATAACCAATTGTCTCAAACTCTTGGGAGGTTGGAGAGCTTCAAATACTTGAAAATTACACGAATTCTCGTCCCAATACAGATGCAATTCACGAAGATTATGTTTTCCTTTCAGATTCGCCCTCTCAGCATCTACCGGGTCTTTCACATTCTCAAGATTCGCGATAAACAGCACTTCAAGAAAGTTTAGATTCCCTAACTCTTCAAGACCTTCGTTACCTTCGGCTTCTGTGTTTAGTTTTTCTGGTACAGGGTAAAGCAACTTTTCAAGGAAAATTAGTTGCCCTAAACCAAGTATTGGATTTCGCCGTAGATAATAAAATCTTTTCAATTTTGCCCAATTCTTTACATCTTTGGGAACCTCACACAAGTTAAGGTTCACAAACTCAAGGTTGTTGAGGTTAACACAAGACTCTGGTAGTACTTTTATCTCAGTACCATTTATGTCAAAAGATCTTAACTGAGTCAAAGCTCCAAAATCATtgggtaattctctaagcaatgGACACTTTTTGAAATCAAATAATCTCAATTTAGAAAGACCTGCCACATACTCTGGTAAGGCTTTTAGATTTTTACAGGTATTGACATCTAATGTTTCCAGATTGGAGAGGGTGGTGACAGAAACAGGTAATTCTTCAAAAGGGTTGACTGACAGATTTAAAATTCTAAGAGATTTCAGACCAGAAATAGAGTCAGGAATGACTTTTAATTCGCAATGGTTGAGATCCAACCTCTGCAAATTACAAAGGCTGGTGACACAATCAGGTAGTTCTACCATATCCGTCCATGAGACTTCAAGGTATCTGAGCTTTTTTAATGATTGAATGTTTGTAAGAAGATTTTGAACCCGACCACCTATGTTATTCAATACCAATGTCTCCAAACTATAAAGTTTATTGATGGACTGATCATTCTCTACTTCTCTAAGATAAATGGAGGTAAGGTGAAGGTACCTTAAATGTCTCAGCTTGAAACTTAAAGAAGGAAACTTTGGATAAGAAGGAATAGGTGAAGGACCCACATGTAAGATGCGTAAGTGCTTATTTTCTGAGAAAATAGAAGGATCTACCAGGTTTGAACCTTCAGGGATAAAAAGTGTCCGCAACTTCTTCGCGTTACTTAAGCTTTTCAGAAATTCTGTTGATGATAAATCCACATCCAATATTAACTGTAACCGACGTATTTCAGAAGTATTATTCAACTCACTCACCTTCAGAGACGCCAATTCCTGATCCCCGGCAACAGCTTTTGCAAGATCATGGACGAGATCATGCATCTTGCACGTCTTTATGTCACCCAATATGCTCCATTCCGCACCATCCAGAAATGAACTCGATACCAAACTCTCAAAGTATTCATCCGCGATGTCTTCAATTGATCTTCTGCTTCCCACATTACAAGTGTCGAGAAATCCTTCTGCTACCCACAGCTGAATCAGTGTTACTCTATTTATCTCCCTACCTTTGGGAAATATAGAGCAGTAGGAGAAACATTGTTTCAACTCAGACGACAAGTTGTCATAGCTCAACTTTAGTATGGGTATGATTTCGCTTTGACCTTCTCTTGTACTCAAAACATCAATTTCTTGAATTGACAACCAATCGCCTTCTTTATTTTTCAAGCGCATGAGACCTCCCAAGATTTTTGCTGCAAGCGGTACGCCACTACATTTTTTTGCTATTCCTTTTCCAATGCTTGTCATGGTTGGAGTCTTTACTGCTCCACCGGGAGAAAATGCTCTCTTCTCCATGATAGACCAACATTCATCATCTTGTAACTTTTCCAATTTGTAAGGAGGAATACTCCCCTTAACCATATCTGCCACCTGAGCTTTACGACTAGTGATTAAAATTTTACTCCCTTGAGACCCGACAAGCAACGGGCTGTAGAGTCTATCCCATTGCTCAGGGTTCTGGTTCCAGAAATCGTCAAGAACTAGCAAATATCTCTTCCCATTTAGTTGTTCCTGAACTTTACTTACCAGTACAGCAAAGTTTGACGGAGAATCAAACTTGTTCTCAGTGGAGGACTCCATAATTTTTATTAAGAGCTTTTCCACAtcaaattcttgagagacatggACCCACAATTTTAACTCAAAAAGTTTATTTACCATCTCATCATTGTAGACGAGCTGAGCTAGAGTTGTCTTGCCTAGACCTCCCATACCAACTATGGAAACCACAGAGACCTTTTCCATATTTCTATCAGAAGCAGATGGTGTTGCTGATGATGGTATGACTTTGGTTAACATGTTTActattttctccttttcatccTCCCTCCCTATAATGTTTGATTCATTAATACAGGGTGCGGTTTCTCGGCTCCGGTGCTCACTGTTTTCAACAGGAAGAGTAACAGTATTGCTAGCAGGTGTAGTTTGCAAGTGAAACCTACTCATATCTTCGGTGATTTCAGCTAACCTCTGATTTATATGTTTGATTTTCCTAGCCATCTTGAAACGAAAAGCAAGTGGGTTGGCAGATGAACCGAAATCACGAGCCTTGATCCTCAAGCGGTTCCCCCTTTCACCAGACTAATTTCTCGAGCAACAACCGGAAccaatttcttcaaaatttctGTTACACCATTAGCAACAATCCCTTCAAACGCCATGGTGAGTAATTGGTATTCAGTTGAAAGTACTTGATAATGAAAAGAAGATCAAGAAATGAAGAAACTTAATTCAATAGAAGTATGATATGTTGAAATGATGTATAAGACTAAAAGGGTGTACTCTAGAATGGATTGGATTGAAAATCTAATCTACATGAATTGTGTGGGTTTGGTTTAATTAGTCGTCCAATAATGATGCATAGAAATCGTTAGTCGAATATCCATGTACCCCACACACTTTGTCTTTAACTTTTCAATTGCGAATAATGATGCATAAAAATCGTTAGTCGATTCTCCATCCACCCCACACACTTTGTCTTTAACTTTTC includes these proteins:
- the LOC113329896 gene encoding serine/threonine-protein kinase ATM-like, producing MNQKIHIQNEIEHCFGVMTMASSGDIEEIISKLSSDKVKTREEGIKLLSNWLEGERSFGFCKILSGNTAKLKPNEIPHSKTWPFLIRVLIGCISSEISMSKKRPPKLIFAKTLRIAIQQAEDTKFSGKMQLLLSVVKSLFSHIWEVLRDVPSYQSEYGTILRHLIAVKDYRFHMRKRVYCGLVLLYLGKVETCLDGKRNIQSNPKEEVFRCILTLHSLLENPPGDFPDNLRKDIVKGFVGIFLHIRDEGKISRKLIECINTYLWKNGPNLDSEPMEIHSAVQEFVFRCWLTTHDRALKDALVLYATLQLKLIRTAADGGHLVEQLLDIVGKDLDQSNIASSAVLWGDTCRDDKPGMLTNLRCGLLELAASLFYRACVNIGISKASNSEKRPRREDAATRLRQGLIMVLDNFIKANCLNVVMVSLE
- the LOC113329895 gene encoding putative disease resistance protein RGA1 is translated as MARKIKHINQRLAEITEDMSRFHLQTTPASNTVTLPVENSEHRSRETAPCINESNIIGREDEKEKIVNMLTKVIPSSATPSASDRNMEKVSVVSIVGMGGLGKTTLAQLVYNDEMVNKLFELKLWVHVSQEFDVEKLLIKIMESSTENKFDSPSNFAVLVSKVQEQLNGKRYLLVLDDFWNQNPEQWDRLYSPLLVGSQGSKILITSRKAQVADMVKGSIPPYKLEKLQDDECWSIMEKRAFSPGGAVKTPTMTSIGKGIAKKCSGVPLAAKILGGLMRLKNKEGDWLSIQEIDVLSTREGQSEIIPILKLSYDNLSSELKQCFSYCSIFPKGREINRVTLIQLWVAEGFLDTCNVGSRRSIEDIADEYFESLVSSSFLDGAEWSILGDIKTCKMHDLVHDLAKAVAGDQELASLKVSELNNTSEIRRLQLILDVDLSSTEFLKSLSNAKKLRTLFIPEGSNLVDPSIFSENKHLRILHVGPSPIPSYPKFPSLSFKLRHLRYLHLTSIYLREVENDQSINKLYSLETLVLNNIGGRVQNLLTNIQSLKKLRYLEVSWTDMVELPDCVTSLCNLQRLDLNHCELKVIPDSISGLKSLRILNLSVNPFEELPVSVTTLSNLETLDVNTCKNLKALPEYVAGLSKLRLFDFKKCPLLRELPNDFGALTQLRSFDINGTEIKVLPESCVNLNNLEFVNLNLCEVPKDVKNWAKLKRFYYLRRNPILGLGQLIFLEKLLYPVPEKLNTEAEGNEGLEELGNLNFLEVLFIANLENVKDPVDAERANLKGKHNLRELHLYWDENSCNFQVFEALQPPKSLRQLVIHNFMGSDLPMWMCGSGIPDWEN